A single Triticum dicoccoides isolate Atlit2015 ecotype Zavitan chromosome 2A, WEW_v2.0, whole genome shotgun sequence DNA region contains:
- the LOC119353072 gene encoding putative FBD-associated F-box protein At3g50710: MAEREFANVDPATAADARRKGCDPRKLDQAAENVLAYIYATLPSFPVYPGTRLPALAASSDGVDRISRLPDEPLRNIVARLPVKDAARTAVLSSRWRALWPSTPLVLVDSFLLPKGQGFRPTPASSPAVTAAVSDILEAHPGPFRCIHLVCTQSAYRNQNQLARWLQLLAAKAVQDLVLVNRPWPRDVPLPPTIFAITTLTRLYVGLWKLPDTAALRGASFPHLRELGLCCVEMEQGVVDSLVARSPVLKVLNILGCINGLRLRLLSQSLRCLQISCSKMEHIAVVKAPCLERLILFGSGKIDGGLCSRLKIGDVPKLHAFGYLDPGQVLQIRDTIIMPGIASTSTMMRSVKILSLNVRFGVRNEVKMLPNFLRCFPNAERLHILSEKCDKPTGNHLGLKFWEESGPIENVLSRINVTSIREFRGDPGEVGFLEFIFRNALALKTVSVSMANPSFTPFSTEEAYAKVKYCYRNKASKSCQMAVIGSTGPSGGEVWRFKDGADFSFHDPFSQVEVR, translated from the exons ATGGCCGAGCGGGAGTTCGCCAACGTCGACCCAGCGACGGCGGCCGATGCGCGGCGCAAGGGATGCGACCCCCGCAAGCTCGACCAGGCCGCGGAGAACGTTCTAGCCTACATCTACGCCACCCTCCCAAGCTTCCCCGTCTACCCCGGCACGCGGCTCCCGGCCCTCGCCGCCTCCTCCGACGGCGTCGACCGCATCAGCCGCCTCCCCGACGAGCCCCTGCGCAACATCGTCGCCCGCCTCCCCGTCAAGGACGCCGCGCGCACCGCCGTGCTCTCCTCCCGCTGGCGCGCGCTCTGGCCCTCCACGCCCCTCGTCCTCGTCGACTCCTTCCTCCTCCCCAAAGGCCAGGGCTTCCGCCCCACCCCGGCCAGCTCGCCGGCCGTCACGGCCGCCGTCTCCGACATCCTCGAGGCGCACCCGGGGCCCTTCCGCTGCATCCACCTCGTCTGCACTCAGAGCGCGTACCGGAACCAGAACCAGCTCGCGCGCTGGCTCCAGCTCCTCGCCGCCAAGGCCGTCCAGGACCTCGTCCTCGTCAACCGCCCGTGGCCGCGCGACGTGCCCCTCCCGCCCACGATCTTCGCCATCACCACCCTCACCCGCCTCTACGTCGGCCTGTGGAAGCTGCCGGACACGGCCGCCCTGCGCGGCGCCTCCTTCCCCCACCTCCGCGAGCTCGGCCTCTGCTGCGTCGAAATGGAGCAGGGCGTGGTGGACTCCCTCGTCGCCAGGAGCCCCGTCCTGAAGGTCCTCAACATCCTGGGATGCATCAATGGGCTGCGCCTCCGCCTCCTCAGCCAGAGCCTACGCTGCCTGCAGATCAGCTGCTCGAAAATGGAGCACATCGCCGTGGTGAAGGCTCCGTGCCTCGAGCGGCTCATCCTTTTTGGATCTGGCAAAATCGATGGCGGCTTGTGCAGCAGACTCAAGATTGGCGATGTCCCCAAGCTGCACGCTTTTGGATACTTGGATCCAGGCCAGGTCCTGCAGATCCGAGACACCATCATCATG CCCGGGATAGCAAGCACAAGTACCATGATGAGAAGCGTCAagattttgagcttgaatgtgcgtTTCGGAGTTCGCAATGAGGTCAAGATGTTGCCCAACTTTCTGAGATGCTTTCCCAACGCGGAGAGACTCCATATTCTG AGTGAGAAATGTGATAAACCCACTGGCAACCACCTGGGCCTCAAGTTCTGGGAAGAGTCTGGTCCCATCGAGAATGTCCTCTCGCGCATCAACGTGACGAGTATCCGTGAGTTCAGAGGGGACCCAGGTGAGGTTGGCTTCCTGGAGTTCATCTTCCGGAACGCGCTGGCACTGAAGACCGTGTCTGTTTCCATGGCCAATCCAAGCTTCACACCGTTCTCGACGGAGGAGGCATACGCCAAGGTGAAATATTGCTACAGGAACAAGGCGAGCAAGTCCTGCCAGATGGCTGTCATTGGGAGCACCGGCCCTTCAGGAGGTGAAGTTTGGAGGTTCAAAGACGGGGCAGATTTTTCTTTCCATGACCCCTTCTCCCAAGTGGAGGTCAGGTGA
- the LOC119358824 gene encoding 5'-3' exoribonuclease 3-like, translated as MGVPAFYRWLAEKYPMVVVDVVEEEAVEIDGVKVPIDTSKPNPNGLEFDNLYLDMNGIIHPCFHPEDRPSPTTFAEVFQCMFDYIDRLFVMVRPRKLLYMAIDGVAPRAKMNQQRSRRFRAAKDAADAAEEEEKLRQEFEREGRKLPPKQQSQTCDSNVITPGTEFMAVLSVALQYYIHLRLNYDLGWKKIKVILSDANVPGEGEHKIMSYIRGNRNLCNELNANTRHCLYGLDADLIMLALATHEVHFSILREVVFTPGQQDKCFLCGQVGHLAAKCDGKAKRKAGEFDEKGDEIVPKKPYQFLNIWTLREYLEYEFRMPNPPFKIDLERIIDDFIFMCFFVGNDFLPHMPTLEIREGAINLLIAVYKKEFPNMGGYLTDTCTPDLNRVEHFIQAVGSYEDKIFQKRARLHQRQAERIKRDKAQAKRGDDLDPHVSGDLIVPVARFQGSRLASGAVASPYEHNGAHKDSTEKGSRAKKARVSSSDSSLSAALVEAEISVEEQARENKEELKSMLKVALRDKSDLFNSENPEEDKIKLGEPGWRERYYEDKFGARTPEQIEEIRRDVVLKYTEGLCWVMHYYYEGVCSWQWFYPHHYAPFASDLKGLGRLNITFELGSPFKPFDQLLGVFPAASSHALPLRYRQLMTDPSSPIIDFYPIDFEVDMNGKRFSWQGIAKLPFIDEARLLSEIEKVEHTLTPEEARRNSTMYNMLFVNSLHPVAPYIYSLSSKFGHLPDNERNEIKEPLKPSASGGMSGYISLCGGDPCSPVFRSPVDGLEDIMDNQVICSIYKLPDPHKHIARPPAGVIMPKKIVEAGDLKPPPVLWHEDNGRRPHDDNSSRQNPAGSIQQGRQLGEAAHRLVANSLNVRGGGHYPPARPYQTIMSGMHYPNGMPPWMEQPAGHPGWHVPSDNLPYGHVPAYALPSGSGDQYTRDNRGRHHPYARDSHSDSRGAGRHPSRYHQNNSSNAYSSYPAPPSSGFGRYGQPPSHAGGYQPAPYTATQQWQQQQQPRSSYSGGGALPARPNSRPQQSQNSYGSLDRTSSRRPPGQGFPL; from the exons ATGGGCGTCCCGGCGTTCTACCGGTGGCTGGCCGAGAAGTACCCGATGGTGGTGGTGGACGTGGTGGAGGAGGAGGCCGTCGAGATCGACGGCGTGAAGGTGCCCATCGACACCTCCAAGCCCAACCCCAACGGCCTCGAGTTCGACAACCTCTACCTCGACATGAACGGGATCATACACCCCTGCTTCCACCCCGAGGACAGG CCCTCGCCGACGACATTTGCTGAGGTCTTCCAGTGCATGTTCGATTACATAGACAGGCTCTTTGTCATGGTTCGCCCTCGAAAGCTTCTCTACATGGCCATTG ATGGTGTGGCTCCTCGTGCTAAGATGAACCAGCAGCGCTCTAGACGATTCAGAGCTGCAAAAGATGCTGCTGATGCG gccgaagaagaagaaaaactgcgTCAAGAGTTTGAGAGGGAAGGAAGAAAGCTTCCTCCAAAACAGCAATCACAAACCTGTGATTCTAATGTTATTACCCCCGGGACAGAGTTCATGGCTGTTCTATCAGTTGCTTTGCAGTACTACATCCACCTCAGGTTGAATTATGATCTTGGATGGAAAAAAATTAAA GTTATTCTTTCTGATGCCAATGTTCCTGGTGAAGGGGAACACAAAATCATGTCCTACATTCGTGGCAATAGGAACCTCTGTAATGAACTCAATGCAAATACCCGACATTGCCTGTATGGCCTG GATGCAGATCTAATCATGTTAGCTCTAGCAACACATGAAGTACACTTCTCCATACTGAGAGAG GTGGTGTTTACACCTGGACAGCAGGACAAATGCTTCCTGTGTGGTCAAGTTGGACATCTAGCAGCAAAGTGTGACGGAAAGGCAAAACGGAAAGCTGGGGAGTTTGATGAGAAGGGTGATGAAATAGTACCAAAGAAACCTTACCAG TTCTTGAATATATGGACCCTACGAGAGTACCTAGAATACGAGTTCAGAATGCCAAATCCACCTTTCAAGATTGATCTTGAACGCATCATTGATGATTTCATCTTCATGTGCTTTTTTGTTGGCAATGATTTTCTTCCACACATGCCGACACTAGAGATTCGTGAG GGAGCTATTAATTTGCTAATTGCTGTATACAAGAAGGAATTTCCTAATATGGGTGGCTATTTAACCGACACTTGCACG CCGGATCTGAATAGAGTTGAACACTTCATTCAAGCAGTTGGTTCATACGAGGataaaatatttcagaaaagaGCACGTTTGCACCAG CGTCAAGCTGAAAGAATAAAACGTGATAAAGCCCAAGCAAAGCGAGGCGATGATCTGGATCCCCATGTCAGTGGCGATCTTATTGTACCTGTTGCGCGTTTCCAAGGGTCTCGCCTTGCCTCTGGGGCTGTGGCTTCACCATATGAACATAATGGAGCTCATAAAGATAGCACGGAAAAGGGCAGTCGAGCTAAGAAAGCACGTGTATCATCTTCAGATTCCAGCCTTTCTGCTGCTCTTGTTGAAGCTGAAATTAGTGTCGAAGAACAG GCACGTGAAAACAAAGAAGAACTGAAGTCAATGCTTAAAGTCGCACTTCGTGATAAATCAGATCTTTTTAATTCTGAAAATCCAGAGGAGGACAAG ATAAAGCTTGGAGAACCAGGATGGAGGGAAAGGTATTATGAAGACAAGTTTGGTGCAAGAACACCTGAGCAAATTGAAGAAATACGTAGAGATGTT GTTCTCAAATATACTGAAGGTCTGTGTTGGGTAATGCACTACTATTATGAAGGTGTCTGCTCATGGCAATG GTTTTACCCTCATCACTATGCCCCTTTTGCTTCCGATTTAAAAGGTTTAGGCCGGCTTAATATAACTTTTGAACTTGGGTCACCATTCAAACCTTTCGATCAGCTTCTGGGAGTATTCCCAGCAGCAAG CTCACATGCACTCCCTCTACGGTATCGGCAGTTGATGACTGATCCAAGTTCGCCGATAATTGATTTTTATCCGATTG ATTTTGAAGTAGATATGAATGGAAAGAGATTTTCTTGGCAG GGGATAGCCAAACTGCCCTTCATTGATGAAGCTAGGTTGCTGTCTGAGATTGAAAAAGTCGAGCATACTTTGACG CCTGAAGAAGCAAGACGAAACAGTACAATGTACAATATGCTTTTTGTGAATAGCTTGCACCCAGTTGCGCCTTATATCTACTCTCTCAGCAGCAAATTCGGACATCTGCCCGATAATGAGCGAAATGAAATTAAAGAGCCACTGAAGCCTTCTGCCAG TGGAGGAATGAGTGGTTACATCTCACTTTGTGGCGGGGATCCATGTTCACCTGTCTTCAGATCTCCTGTGGATGGACTGGAGGATATTATGGACAATCAAGTGAT ATGCTCAATCTACAAGCTTCCAGATCCTCATAAGCACATAGCGCGTCCACCTGCTGGTGTTATCATGCCCAAGAAG ATTGTTGAAGCCGGTGATCTGAAGCCACCACCTGTGCTGTGGCATGAAGACAATGGCAGGAGGCCTCATGATGATAACAGCAGCAG GCAAAACCCTGCAGGATCGATACAGCAGGGCCGCCAACTAGGGGAGGCCGCACACCGACTAGTTGCAAACAGCTTGAATGTTCGCGGTGGCGGGCACTACCCTCCGGCTAGGCCATATCAAACTATAATGAGTGGTATGCATTATCCAAATGGAATGCCACCATGGATGGAGCAGCCTGCTGGACACCCTGGTTGGCATGTTCCTAGTGATAATCTACCCTATGGTCATGTACCAGCCTATGCGCTGCCATCAGGATCAGGTGATCAGTACACAAGAGATAATCGCGGAAGGCACCATCCATATGCAAGAGACAGCCACAGCGATTCAAGAGGAGCGGGCCGGCATCCATCTCGATACCATCAGAACAATAGTAGCAACGCATATTCATCATATCCTGCTCCTCCGTCATCGGGTTTTGGACGATACGGGCAACCCCCGTCGCATGCTGGCGGCTACCAGCCTGCGCCGTATACAGCAACCcaacagtggcagcagcagcaacaacctcGTAGTTCCTATTCTGGAGGCGGGGCGCTTCCTGCAAGACCTAATTCACGACCGCAGCAGTCACAGAACTCCTACGGCAGCTTAGATAGGACTTCAAGCAGGAGACCACCAGGCCAGGGTTTTCCTCTTTGA